From a region of the Zingiber officinale cultivar Zhangliang chromosome 10B, Zo_v1.1, whole genome shotgun sequence genome:
- the LOC122029726 gene encoding uncharacterized protein LOC122029726, translating to MDLWQMAKGFAEEAAKRSQEISKEAARRSQELTVGAARFSQEFVSETAKKSKEIAAEAAKGADLIRSEALRAADQIKTLAVSMPVPSIPSTLIQESDVAAPPQLESELEKFGITKELREFVRGITIDTFRDFPMQDEPEMSDTPTVSNVRQDLNEWQARHAALLLSTVEVISKFRYELCPRYMKERKFWRIYFIIVNNHVAPYEKQYMEESKKKAELKVIDNAKEKPTIALDTPAEAKETKLPKATSSTPEDLDAFLLGDLGSDDEVDALYDGDDGLDDDFDKIASNSGLESDSEKI from the exons ATGGATCTGTGGCAGATGGCGAAGGGCTTCGCCGAGGAGGCGGCGAAGCGGTCGCAGGAGATCTCCAAGGAGGCCGCCAGGCGATCGCAGGAGCTGACCGTGGGCGCTGCAAGGTTCTCGCAGGAATTCGTATCCGAGACGGCCAAGAAGTCCAAAGAGATCGCCGCCGAGGCTGCCAAGGGGGCTGACCTTATCCGCTCAGAGGCCCTTCGCGCCGCTGACCAGATCAAGACCCTCGCCGTTAGCATGCCCGTTCCGTCAATCCCCTCTACCCTTATTCAGGAATCCGACGTGGCAGCTCCCCCCCAACTCGAGTCAGAGCTTGAGAAGTTTGGGATCACCAAGGAGCTGAGGGAGTTCGTGAGGGGAATCACTATTGACACCTTCAGAGATTTTCCAATGCAAG ATGAACCTGAGATGTCAGACACTCCAACAGTGTCAAATGTGAGGCAGGATCTTAACGAATGGCAAGCAAGGCATGCTGCTCTTCTTCTGTCAACAGTGGag GTAATATCAAAGTTCAGATACGAACTATGCCCTCGCTATATGAAAGAACGGAAGTTCTGGCggatatattttattattgttaataaTCATGTGGCACC CTACGAAAAGCAGTACATGGAGGAGTCAAAGAAGAAAGCAGAATTAAAGGTAATTGATAATGCAAAGGAAAAACCCACAATTGCCCTAGATACTCCAGCAgaagcaaaagaaacaaaactacCCAAGGCTACTTCATCAACTCCAGAAGATTTGGATGCTTTTCTTCTAGGGGATCTTGGAAGTGATGATGAAGTTGATGCTCTAT ATGATGGCGATGATGGTTTGGATGATGATTTTGATAAAATTGCCAGCAATTCG GGTTTAGAAAGTGACAGTGAGAAAATCTAA